A window of the Desulfovibrio sp. genome harbors these coding sequences:
- the sfsA gene encoding DNA/RNA nuclease SfsA, with product MDVEDAAGAFTAHTNNTGTMLGLLRPGCEVLLSVSDAPGRKYPCTVEAVMHEGFWVGVNTAMPTRILKAAWNAGILPECAGYTQFAAEPRFEHGRLDALLSGPNGTLYVETKNVTLVEDCAAQFPDAPSDRARKHMGELMRLARMGNRAALFFAVQRPDGQCFAPAEAIDPEYATLFRQALAVGVQAWAYVVDVSPEGYRLGQSLPLAPGF from the coding sequence ATGGACGTGGAGGATGCCGCAGGAGCCTTTACTGCCCATACCAACAACACCGGAACCATGCTCGGGCTCTTGCGCCCAGGATGCGAGGTGCTGCTTTCGGTGAGTGATGCGCCCGGACGTAAGTACCCATGCACTGTCGAGGCCGTCATGCATGAGGGATTCTGGGTGGGCGTAAACACAGCCATGCCCACTCGAATCTTGAAGGCTGCCTGGAATGCCGGGATTCTGCCAGAGTGTGCCGGGTACACGCAGTTCGCTGCCGAGCCCCGCTTCGAGCACGGCCGCCTCGACGCGCTGCTCTCTGGGCCTAACGGGACTCTCTATGTGGAAACCAAAAACGTGACCCTGGTGGAGGATTGCGCCGCCCAGTTTCCGGACGCCCCGTCCGACCGGGCCCGCAAGCACATGGGAGAACTCATGCGCCTGGCGCGCATGGGAAATCGGGCGGCTCTCTTTTTCGCGGTTCAGCGTCCGGACGGGCAATGCTTCGCCCCGGCCGAAGCTATCGACCCGGAATACGCCACGCTCTTTCGCCAGGCCCTGGCCGTGGGTGTCCAGGCCTGGGCCTATGTGGTGGATGTCTCGCCGGAAGGCTACAGGCTGGGACAAAGCCTCCCCTTGGCTCCAGGCTTTTGA
- a CDS encoding DUF1571 domain-containing protein — protein sequence MTRFALLILACFLFSSPFDRPSQAAEDGSALLALLEKMEASYSQVRDYTANFQKQERIGDTLKEKELILVKFQKPFKVYMKWLEGMAKEALYVQGEYSDKVLARCDGLLGLWTWSFKPRDKALMDGNRHPITDIGVGFIIEMMRQNIPLALEHGELKGVNITDDTYDGRPSTKVEAAFTSDGGREYYAARVVLHVDKQHLLPIGISCYDGAGALQEQYGYKDLKVNVGLTPMDFSKANKSYRF from the coding sequence ATGACCCGGTTTGCACTCTTGATCCTTGCCTGCTTTCTGTTCTCGTCCCCTTTCGACCGCCCCTCCCAGGCTGCCGAAGACGGCAGCGCCCTCCTGGCCCTGCTGGAGAAGATGGAGGCGAGCTACTCTCAGGTTCGTGACTACACTGCCAATTTCCAGAAGCAGGAACGAATTGGGGATACCCTGAAGGAAAAGGAACTCATTCTCGTCAAATTCCAGAAGCCGTTCAAGGTGTATATGAAATGGCTGGAGGGCATGGCCAAGGAAGCTCTCTACGTCCAGGGCGAATACAGCGACAAGGTTCTGGCCCGTTGCGACGGTCTGCTCGGATTGTGGACCTGGTCCTTCAAGCCCAGGGACAAAGCCCTCATGGACGGCAACCGGCATCCCATTACCGACATCGGCGTTGGCTTCATCATCGAGATGATGCGCCAAAACATCCCCCTGGCCTTGGAGCACGGAGAGCTGAAGGGCGTGAACATCACCGACGACACCTATGACGGCAGGCCTTCCACCAAGGTTGAAGCCGCGTTCACTTCGGATGGCGGCAGGGAATACTACGCCGCCCGAGTGGTTCTTCATGTGGACAAGCAGCATCTGCTGCCAATCGGCATTTCCTGCTATGACGGCGCCGGGGCCCTGCAGGAGCAATACGGTTACAAGGACCTCAAGGTGAACGTGGGGCTGACGCCCATGGATTTCTCCAAGGCCAACAAGAGCTACCGTTTCTAG
- a CDS encoding sigma-54-dependent Fis family transcriptional regulator, producing MATQVLILDDERNYLLILEALLADAGYAVTALDDPEMGLAYLEESEVDVVITDMKMPKMTGQEVLEHVKKAYSHVPVIIMTAFGSIEGAVEAMRVGAFDYITKPFSNDELMLTVAKAAQFASTQRENIYLRQSLEERYAVHQLIGRSKAMGQVLELVDRSAPSRSTVLIMGESGTGKEMVAKAIHYASPRKDQPFVTVNCMALSSGVLESELFGHEKGSFTGAVAKRRGRFEMAHGGTLFLDEIGELSADIQVKLLRVLQERTFERVGGTQPIEVDIRVVTATNKDLQAAVAAGTFREDLFYRLNVVRIDMPALRERREDIPLLAGHFLRKYAAENEKTVQGFTSEAMDSLTGYEWPGNVRQLQNVVERCVVLASGELIGVEDLPAEVRDEETQYKSAVDLLPVQINLGETLEKIEAALVRRALARTDFVQVKAAEMLGVSKSLLQYKLKKYNIAGH from the coding sequence ATGGCGACACAAGTTCTCATATTAGACGACGAACGCAATTATCTGCTCATTCTGGAAGCATTGCTGGCGGACGCCGGCTATGCAGTAACCGCGCTGGACGATCCCGAGATGGGCTTGGCCTATCTGGAGGAATCCGAAGTGGACGTGGTCATCACTGACATGAAGATGCCCAAGATGACCGGCCAGGAAGTGCTTGAACACGTCAAAAAGGCCTACTCCCACGTGCCTGTCATCATCATGACCGCCTTCGGTTCCATCGAAGGGGCCGTGGAGGCCATGCGGGTGGGCGCATTCGACTATATCACCAAGCCATTTTCCAACGATGAGCTCATGCTCACGGTGGCCAAAGCCGCCCAGTTTGCCAGTACACAGCGCGAGAACATCTACCTGCGCCAGAGCCTTGAGGAACGCTACGCCGTCCATCAGCTGATCGGGCGTTCCAAGGCCATGGGGCAGGTGCTGGAGCTGGTGGACCGGTCCGCTCCGTCGCGCTCCACGGTGCTCATCATGGGCGAATCTGGAACGGGCAAGGAGATGGTGGCCAAAGCCATACACTACGCTTCCCCGCGCAAGGACCAGCCCTTCGTCACCGTGAACTGCATGGCCTTGAGTTCCGGGGTGCTGGAGAGCGAACTCTTTGGGCACGAAAAGGGATCATTCACTGGTGCCGTGGCCAAACGGCGCGGCCGGTTTGAAATGGCGCATGGTGGGACGCTCTTTTTGGACGAAATCGGTGAGCTTTCCGCCGACATACAGGTGAAGCTTCTTCGCGTTCTGCAGGAGCGCACCTTCGAGCGCGTGGGTGGCACGCAGCCCATCGAGGTGGACATCCGGGTGGTGACCGCCACCAACAAGGACCTTCAGGCCGCGGTGGCAGCCGGTACCTTCCGTGAGGATCTGTTCTACCGCTTGAACGTGGTTCGCATCGACATGCCCGCCCTGCGGGAGCGGCGCGAGGACATCCCGCTGTTGGCCGGCCATTTCCTTCGCAAGTACGCAGCTGAAAACGAAAAGACGGTACAGGGTTTCACGTCCGAAGCTATGGATTCACTCACCGGATACGAGTGGCCGGGTAACGTTCGCCAGCTCCAGAACGTGGTGGAGCGTTGCGTGGTGCTGGCTTCAGGTGAGTTGATCGGCGTGGAAGATTTGCCCGCCGAAGTGCGTGACGAGGAAACCCAGTACAAATCGGCCGTGGACCTCCTGCCTGTCCAGATAAACCTGGGCGAGACCCTGGAGAAGATCGAAGCCGCCCTGGTGCGCCGGGCCCTGGCCAGGACGGATTTCGTGCAGGTGAAGGCAGCCGAAATGCTGGGCGTTTCCAAGAGCTTGCTGCAGTATAAACTGAAAAAATACAATATTGCAGGGCACTAG
- a CDS encoding HAMP domain-containing histidine kinase: MTRQEGAGRDGSFGLIKFVSWGALVLILLSSLFLSIFLANYARQVLLDKQHEFARLWAETLNHNISRRFALPAVLQFGELNLANPEQFKVLDTVVQSVLEDFPVQDMRIFTSGGVVVYALDKSLVGQEGLGGEAVAQAVGEGKLHYEFLYQTGLLGAMFSAEIVPRSVVMRTMSPLRFKGSFPAQFLENNGAHEEKSREVGSPGGLVKVDEVIGALEFTQDITADYQKLINFQRIIILANLGTSLVIFFILRMLIHRADRINAQRMREKEDFEREMVQNEKLVSMGRMVAGIAHEIRNPLGIIRSSAELLVSRLKDKDPLTVKILSAIHEESVRLSKTVSEFLDYARPKALKVEPADLGLVIDQALAFLEQKCREQGVEVVRQYGPGIVVQADKDLLYRAVYNILVNALEAMNGQPGVTEEGVRGQIVIQASAEKDGATLRVTDTGPGIPAGIRDKLLDPFFTTKESGTGLGLAITANILRSHGATIALGDNPEGGARVDIVFSKP, from the coding sequence GTGACGCGACAGGAGGGCGCCGGCCGGGATGGGTCTTTTGGACTAATAAAGTTCGTATCCTGGGGCGCCCTCGTTCTCATTCTGCTTTCGAGCCTCTTTCTTTCCATCTTCCTGGCCAACTATGCCCGGCAGGTGCTGTTGGACAAACAGCACGAGTTCGCGCGCCTCTGGGCCGAGACCCTAAACCACAACATCTCGCGCCGCTTCGCCCTGCCAGCCGTGCTCCAGTTCGGCGAGCTCAATCTGGCCAATCCTGAGCAGTTCAAGGTGCTTGATACAGTGGTCCAGTCTGTTCTGGAGGACTTCCCGGTACAGGACATGCGCATCTTCACTTCCGGCGGCGTCGTGGTCTATGCCCTGGACAAGTCTCTTGTGGGACAGGAGGGGCTGGGAGGGGAGGCAGTGGCCCAGGCTGTGGGCGAAGGCAAGCTCCACTACGAGTTTCTCTACCAGACGGGCCTTCTTGGCGCCATGTTCTCCGCGGAAATCGTCCCCCGCTCCGTGGTGATGCGCACCATGTCCCCTCTGCGCTTCAAGGGGTCCTTTCCGGCCCAGTTTCTGGAGAACAACGGAGCTCATGAAGAGAAATCCCGAGAGGTCGGCAGCCCCGGGGGGCTCGTGAAGGTGGACGAGGTCATCGGAGCCTTGGAGTTCACCCAGGACATCACAGCCGACTACCAGAAGCTCATCAACTTCCAGCGCATCATCATCCTTGCCAATCTTGGCACGTCGCTGGTGATTTTCTTTATCCTGCGCATGCTCATCCACCGCGCGGACCGAATCAATGCCCAGCGGATGCGCGAAAAAGAGGACTTCGAGCGGGAGATGGTGCAGAACGAAAAGCTGGTCAGCATGGGGCGCATGGTGGCGGGCATCGCCCATGAGATCCGCAACCCCCTGGGCATCATCCGCTCCAGTGCTGAACTTTTAGTCTCCCGCCTGAAGGACAAGGACCCGCTGACCGTCAAGATTCTCTCGGCCATTCATGAGGAATCGGTCCGGCTCTCCAAGACCGTGAGTGAATTTCTGGATTATGCCAGGCCCAAGGCCCTCAAAGTGGAGCCGGCGGACCTGGGGTTGGTGATCGACCAGGCCCTGGCCTTCCTGGAGCAGAAGTGCCGGGAGCAGGGTGTGGAGGTGGTGCGCCAGTACGGGCCGGGCATCGTTGTCCAGGCGGACAAGGACCTCCTGTACCGGGCGGTGTACAACATTCTGGTGAACGCCCTGGAGGCCATGAATGGACAACCCGGTGTGACTGAAGAGGGCGTTCGCGGCCAGATAGTGATCCAGGCGTCAGCTGAAAAGGACGGGGCAACGCTTCGAGTCACGGACACAGGGCCCGGCATTCCCGCCGGTATCCGTGACAAGCTCCTGGACCCGTTTTTTACCACCAAGGAATCCGGAACGGGCCTGGGCTTGGCTATAACCGCCAACATCCTGCGCAGCCACGGCGCCACAATCGCGCTGGGCGACAATCCCGAGGGCGGGGCCAGGGTGGACATAGTCTTCTCCAAACCATAG
- a CDS encoding DUF1134 domain-containing protein — MVCAPLAAHALQERNITDEPSVNKPQAPAKPAQPAPAAPADKAPSKPETQAPEQQSYQPSSQPQPSAGGSWTPGESKEAAKQDSAPQTGQSSGKIFDMPEAKQVQVSTYSRKEVDEQVMGFFEGGARGLADLISRAFEKYGEPTGFIKGNEGAGALVVGLRYGEGWLYLKNGKKVYVYWQSPSVGFDLGVNASKVFCMIYNMTDPEQIFQRYPSIDGSAYIVGGFGMNYQQSGKVILAPIRFGVGLRLGANVGYMHFTRERTINPF, encoded by the coding sequence ATGGTCTGCGCGCCATTGGCTGCCCACGCCCTGCAGGAACGAAACATCACCGACGAACCCAGCGTCAACAAACCCCAGGCCCCGGCTAAACCGGCCCAACCAGCTCCTGCCGCTCCTGCGGACAAAGCGCCTTCAAAGCCTGAGACCCAGGCCCCTGAGCAGCAATCCTACCAGCCTTCCTCTCAACCGCAGCCATCCGCTGGAGGAAGCTGGACACCGGGCGAATCCAAGGAAGCGGCCAAACAGGATTCCGCGCCACAGACCGGCCAGAGCTCCGGGAAAATCTTCGACATGCCCGAGGCCAAGCAGGTGCAGGTGAGCACCTACTCCCGCAAGGAAGTGGACGAGCAGGTCATGGGCTTTTTCGAGGGCGGGGCCAGAGGATTGGCCGACCTGATTTCCAGGGCTTTCGAAAAGTATGGTGAACCCACCGGCTTCATCAAAGGCAACGAGGGCGCGGGTGCGCTCGTGGTGGGTCTTCGCTACGGCGAGGGCTGGCTGTATCTGAAGAATGGCAAGAAAGTGTACGTCTACTGGCAGAGCCCGTCCGTTGGGTTCGACCTTGGTGTGAACGCCTCCAAAGTGTTCTGCATGATCTACAACATGACCGACCCGGAGCAGATCTTCCAGCGCTATCCGAGCATCGACGGCAGTGCCTACATCGTGGGCGGCTTCGGCATGAACTACCAGCAGTCCGGAAAGGTCATCCTGGCCCCAATCCGCTTCGGAGTGGGCTTACGCCTGGGCGCCAACGTCGGGTACATGCACTTCACCAGGGAGAGGACCATCAACCCGTTCTAG
- a CDS encoding glucose-6-phosphate isomerase, with protein sequence MSNNLLDWTSAYPKGVFPSEGQARLGAFVEKLSTDLSGPGGGKLPFINMPHWPALKKDLNQLKPKLKKFKHMLLLGIGGSALGPRALQKAFFPQQDHPGHDGPWLWIADNVDVPTLIAYFTKLHPKETVVLAISKSGGTIETTSQYFLACQWLKDSLGQKWKDHLIMVTGDEGFFHQESQKHGFTTLPVPTYMGGRYSVLSAVGLVPAAFLGIDYEALVEGALAVSTPLFDTILSPKILSAHPAWQLATWNWSLVDSGFDQLIFFCYVPQLATMGAWFGQLWAESLGKQGKGSMPLPAVGVTDQHSLQQMFLDGPRNKGCLFITSDEEHQGLAFPDDIPAEFGFLRGKMMGDLLPAEALGSRMAMTQRGIPLVEVRIGECSEHQCGRLMALLELTTLFTGWLMSIDPLDQPAVELGKRLAKARLGADGLVKEKSELTAFLAAEHKTTEF encoded by the coding sequence ATGTCTAACAACCTGCTCGATTGGACCAGCGCTTACCCCAAGGGGGTGTTCCCCAGCGAAGGTCAGGCCCGGCTCGGGGCCTTTGTGGAAAAGCTCTCCACCGACCTCTCCGGTCCCGGCGGCGGCAAGTTGCCTTTCATAAACATGCCCCACTGGCCCGCGCTCAAAAAGGATTTGAACCAGCTCAAACCCAAGCTGAAGAAATTCAAGCATATGCTGCTTTTGGGGATAGGCGGGTCCGCGCTTGGCCCCAGGGCCTTGCAAAAGGCCTTCTTCCCTCAGCAGGATCATCCGGGCCACGACGGCCCCTGGCTCTGGATCGCGGACAACGTGGACGTGCCCACGCTCATAGCCTACTTCACTAAACTGCATCCCAAGGAGACGGTGGTGCTGGCCATAAGCAAGTCCGGCGGCACCATCGAGACCACCAGCCAGTATTTTCTGGCCTGCCAATGGCTGAAAGACAGCCTGGGCCAGAAGTGGAAGGACCACCTGATCATGGTGACCGGAGACGAGGGGTTCTTCCACCAGGAGTCCCAGAAGCACGGCTTCACCACCCTTCCCGTGCCCACATACATGGGGGGGAGGTACTCGGTGCTCTCGGCTGTGGGGCTCGTTCCGGCAGCGTTCCTAGGCATCGACTACGAGGCCCTGGTGGAGGGCGCTCTGGCGGTGTCCACTCCGCTTTTCGACACCATTCTTTCCCCCAAAATCCTGTCGGCCCACCCCGCCTGGCAACTGGCCACCTGGAACTGGTCCCTCGTCGACTCCGGTTTCGACCAGCTGATCTTCTTCTGCTACGTGCCGCAACTGGCCACCATGGGCGCCTGGTTCGGCCAGCTCTGGGCGGAGAGCCTGGGCAAGCAGGGCAAGGGATCCATGCCGCTTCCGGCCGTGGGCGTCACGGACCAGCATTCGCTGCAGCAGATGTTCTTGGATGGCCCGCGCAACAAGGGGTGCCTGTTCATCACCAGCGATGAAGAACACCAGGGGTTGGCTTTCCCGGACGACATCCCCGCCGAGTTCGGCTTCCTGCGCGGCAAGATGATGGGCGATCTTCTCCCGGCTGAGGCATTGGGATCGCGCATGGCCATGACCCAGCGGGGGATTCCCCTGGTTGAGGTGCGCATCGGGGAATGTTCCGAGCACCAGTGCGGCAGGCTCATGGCCCTTCTGGAACTGACCACCCTGTTCACAGGCTGGCTTATGTCCATCGATCCTCTGGACCAGCCGGCGGTGGAGCTGGGCAAGCGCCTGGCCAAGGCCCGTCTCGGAGCGGACGGCTTGGTCAAGGAAAAATCCGAGCTGACCGCATTCCTGGCGGCCGAACACAAGACCACGGAGTTTTAA
- a CDS encoding pyridoxal phosphate-dependent aminotransferase, translated as MRISLKLSRIQPSATLAMNAKAQELKAQGKAVISLAVGEPDFPTPDHVKDAAKAALDANFTKYTPVPGIPELRDAVGGYFGRFYGVTPPRESVIVSNGGKQALYNLFTALLNPGEEVLIPAPYWVSYPDMVLLAGGNPVPVPTEPEDDFLVSVAALEKALSPGTRILVLNSPSNPTGCCYSKAQLDAIMEWAVSRNVFVISDEIYDQLVYPPAEPASCIGWWQKHPDKVAVVNGLAKSFAMTGWRIGYAVTHPDLVKAQSKIQGQSTSNVCSFAQKGAVAALTGSFDYVEMMRANFQRRRDLAMKIVSTWSGVKCPNPGGAFYLFPDVSACYNKKTPDSATLCTRILEDALVALVPGSAFGDDRCIRFSYAVDDETLVKALEAVGKVLKS; from the coding sequence ATGCGTATTTCCCTGAAATTGTCCCGTATCCAGCCGTCGGCCACCTTGGCCATGAACGCCAAGGCCCAGGAACTCAAGGCCCAGGGCAAGGCCGTCATCAGCCTGGCGGTGGGTGAGCCCGACTTCCCGACTCCGGACCACGTCAAGGATGCTGCCAAGGCCGCTCTGGACGCGAACTTCACCAAGTACACCCCGGTGCCGGGCATCCCGGAACTGCGCGACGCTGTGGGCGGGTACTTTGGCCGTTTTTACGGGGTTACCCCACCACGGGAATCCGTCATCGTGTCCAATGGCGGCAAGCAGGCGCTGTACAACCTGTTCACGGCCCTGCTCAATCCTGGCGAAGAGGTGCTCATCCCCGCGCCCTACTGGGTAAGCTATCCGGACATGGTGCTCTTGGCCGGGGGCAACCCCGTGCCCGTGCCCACCGAACCCGAAGACGACTTCCTGGTCAGCGTGGCGGCCTTGGAAAAGGCCCTGAGCCCCGGGACGCGCATCCTGGTGCTCAACTCGCCGTCCAACCCCACGGGCTGCTGCTACTCCAAGGCCCAGTTGGACGCCATCATGGAGTGGGCGGTCTCAAGAAATGTATTCGTCATTTCCGACGAAATCTACGACCAGCTGGTCTACCCTCCGGCCGAACCAGCCTCGTGCATCGGATGGTGGCAGAAGCATCCGGACAAGGTTGCGGTGGTCAACGGCCTGGCCAAAAGCTTCGCCATGACCGGCTGGCGCATCGGGTACGCGGTTACCCATCCGGATCTGGTGAAGGCTCAATCCAAGATCCAGGGGCAGTCCACGTCCAACGTTTGCTCCTTCGCCCAGAAGGGCGCTGTGGCCGCGCTCACCGGGAGCTTCGACTATGTGGAGATGATGCGGGCGAATTTCCAGCGCCGCCGCGATCTGGCCATGAAGATCGTAAGCACCTGGTCAGGGGTGAAATGTCCCAATCCTGGCGGGGCGTTTTATCTGTTCCCGGATGTGTCCGCCTGCTACAACAAAAAAACACCGGATTCGGCCACGCTGTGCACCCGAATTCTGGAGGACGCCCTGGTGGCTCTCGTTCCGGGAAGTGCGTTCGGCGACGATCGCTGTATCCGTTTCTCCTACGCCGTGGACGACGAGACTCTGGTGAAGGCCCTGGAAGCTGTGGGTAAGGTGCTGAAGTCTTAG
- a CDS encoding SGNH/GDSL hydrolase family protein, whose translation MRKVWFAFYLLATVAGLFFVIEFGLRFFDFVPNSFFLPRYYAGVHGDLEPGMRITDSLYPQLLYRITATQQGTRGLVPFTAKKPEGTLRVLCVGDSFTFGYGVDDEDTYPELLRQELGRRFPGRSIEIVNAGVPMFGILDEMDYFLQKGAALNPDVVVLQFFLNDLQDICREVVIREMFSNDPTYSRRSGISKLLSGSRLYQLAVSVRLAFTKTTQFTQPVSRSARETARFNPGLDPYRFKASKETVDFFGSHERIAGGDPSGPAAPAWEAYLEALKGFRDMTRHFGADMLFLCVPDLVQVEGRAYTVNQVLSPALERLGIPAVDMLASFRTARFLTGVHPYLVPRDGHCSPYGNQLIARAVADSLVLAESSEKKSLLRVAPRPRMSSFAGPLEAEVLADPQAIFTLAPGARLIGRLERVSGLTVEKEGSFPINAVKLEDEAAGEGEAEFSFVAPEPLSSVELRLPGYAGEDPARRSKLEAYFSLDGKVWQPLLCKASTGSQRQGTYESYFLLDLPFKDIAPTSFRILVRMSGTSRLCTERMDGQKRERRMMVTGFPAGR comes from the coding sequence ATGCGCAAGGTTTGGTTCGCGTTCTACCTTCTGGCGACAGTGGCAGGACTTTTTTTTGTGATCGAGTTCGGCCTGCGCTTTTTCGACTTTGTTCCAAACAGTTTTTTCCTACCCAGGTACTACGCCGGTGTGCACGGAGACCTGGAGCCGGGAATGCGAATCACGGATAGCCTCTATCCGCAACTGCTCTACCGTATCACCGCTACTCAACAGGGCACGCGAGGGCTTGTACCTTTTACTGCAAAAAAGCCGGAAGGAACCCTGCGCGTGCTGTGTGTCGGCGACTCCTTCACCTTCGGGTACGGCGTGGATGACGAAGACACCTACCCCGAACTTCTCCGCCAGGAACTCGGCCGCCGCTTTCCAGGGCGCTCTATCGAGATCGTTAACGCCGGGGTGCCCATGTTCGGCATCCTCGACGAAATGGATTACTTCCTCCAGAAGGGAGCGGCTCTGAACCCAGACGTGGTAGTGCTGCAGTTCTTCCTCAACGACCTCCAGGATATCTGTCGCGAGGTAGTCATCCGCGAGATGTTTTCCAACGATCCCACCTATTCCAGGCGGAGTGGGATTTCTAAGCTACTCTCCGGTTCAAGGTTGTATCAATTGGCCGTCAGTGTTCGCCTCGCCTTCACCAAAACCACCCAATTCACCCAGCCTGTCAGCCGGAGCGCGAGGGAAACCGCGAGATTCAATCCAGGACTCGATCCATACAGATTCAAGGCCTCCAAAGAAACGGTCGATTTTTTCGGCTCCCATGAACGCATCGCGGGCGGTGATCCTTCAGGTCCGGCCGCGCCTGCCTGGGAAGCCTATCTGGAGGCTCTAAAGGGCTTCAGGGACATGACCCGCCATTTCGGTGCGGACATGCTCTTTTTGTGTGTGCCGGACCTAGTGCAGGTTGAGGGCAGGGCCTACACAGTGAACCAAGTCCTGTCTCCTGCCCTGGAAAGACTTGGCATTCCGGCTGTGGACATGCTCGCATCCTTCAGGACCGCCCGGTTCTTGACCGGTGTCCATCCCTACTTGGTTCCCCGCGATGGCCACTGCTCCCCATATGGTAACCAGCTCATCGCTCGCGCTGTGGCGGACAGTTTGGTCTTGGCCGAATCATCTGAGAAAAAAAGCCTTTTGCGAGTGGCTCCGAGACCTCGCATGTCAAGCTTCGCAGGCCCCTTGGAGGCGGAGGTCCTGGCAGATCCTCAGGCGATTTTCACCCTGGCTCCGGGCGCTCGGCTGATTGGCAGGCTGGAGCGTGTGTCCGGTCTGACCGTAGAAAAAGAAGGCTCCTTCCCCATCAACGCCGTTAAGCTTGAGGATGAGGCCGCTGGGGAAGGTGAGGCGGAGTTCTCGTTTGTTGCCCCCGAGCCCCTCTCTTCCGTGGAGTTGCGCTTGCCAGGGTATGCTGGGGAGGATCCAGCCCGTCGCTCGAAGCTCGAGGCATATTTTTCCCTTGATGGCAAAGTCTGGCAGCCTCTTCTTTGCAAGGCCAGCACGGGATCGCAACGACAGGGAACGTACGAATCATACTTTCTCCTCGACCTGCCGTTTAAGGACATTGCCCCTACCTCCTTCAGAATACTCGTGCGCATGTCCGGTACGAGTAGGCTCTGCACCGAACGCATGGACGGGCAAAAGCGGGAGCGGCGCATGATGGTCACCGGATTTCCGGCGGGGCGATGA
- a CDS encoding AMIN domain-containing protein, whose translation MALTRNDKMLILAALLLAALVVGGLAWWRTSGKRAEPAPGAASPQTAQLPPIVEHKVQVPQDAKPPVVSPLTPPAPSIPAAPPVEPDKSLQGIFAEQPAPEPMPEVLPPPEPEKAPANTVEPEKPKKKETPAERKARLAAERKAAAEAKKAEEEAKKARAETLRRAQEELRKAEADLKRAQAQAKSGQAAPAAVQPEPPAPATEPAKPEAAPEAKPAPKPEVKIPEKPAPERRVVDKLTVSETGEEVIITLQGASTSSKPEALLLGAPPRLVIDLPGAWSYKSTDKPAGSLVKAVRVGTHPEKLRLVLDLANPPKGPKHPAVEKTSEGLVIKLGK comes from the coding sequence ATGGCCCTGACACGCAACGACAAGATGCTCATTCTAGCGGCCCTGTTACTGGCCGCTTTGGTAGTGGGTGGGCTGGCCTGGTGGCGCACCTCCGGCAAGCGGGCCGAACCCGCTCCCGGGGCGGCCTCCCCCCAGACCGCGCAGTTGCCGCCCATTGTCGAGCACAAGGTACAGGTACCCCAGGACGCCAAGCCACCCGTTGTCTCCCCGCTGACTCCCCCGGCGCCTTCGATTCCCGCTGCCCCGCCCGTGGAACCGGACAAGTCGCTCCAAGGCATATTTGCCGAACAGCCCGCCCCAGAGCCCATGCCCGAAGTGCTCCCGCCTCCCGAACCGGAAAAGGCTCCAGCCAATACTGTGGAACCGGAAAAGCCCAAGAAAAAAGAGACTCCGGCAGAACGCAAGGCGCGCTTGGCAGCTGAACGCAAAGCCGCTGCGGAAGCAAAAAAGGCTGAGGAAGAAGCCAAGAAGGCCAGGGCTGAAACCTTGCGCCGGGCCCAGGAAGAGCTGCGCAAGGCCGAAGCCGATCTCAAACGTGCCCAGGCCCAGGCGAAAAGCGGGCAGGCCGCGCCTGCAGCCGTGCAACCTGAGCCCCCTGCTCCCGCTACCGAGCCCGCAAAACCCGAAGCCGCTCCTGAGGCCAAACCCGCGCCAAAACCCGAAGTGAAGATTCCCGAGAAGCCCGCCCCCGAACGCCGGGTGGTGGACAAATTGACGGTCAGCGAAACCGGTGAAGAAGTCATTATCACTCTTCAAGGGGCCTCCACATCCTCTAAACCAGAAGCCCTGCTCCTTGGAGCGCCCCCAAGACTTGTGATCGACCTGCCCGGGGCATGGTCTTACAAAAGCACGGACAAGCCTGCCGGCAGCCTGGTGAAAGCAGTCCGGGTGGGCACGCATCCCGAGAAACTCCGGTTGGTGCTAGACCTGGCCAATCCTCCCAAGGGCCCCAAACACCCCGCAGTGGAGAAGACCTCAGAGGGTCTTGTGATCAAGCTCGGCAAATGA